The Venturia canescens isolate UGA chromosome 4, ASM1945775v1, whole genome shotgun sequence genomic interval GAGCTGCGGGAATCGGgtcggaaggtcgatttttttctcaaactttttttttctcgtcatttAGGAGATATAACAGttttcgaggaaaagaattcaCAGACTAGAGAATTGTTTTAAGATTCTCGGTTCTTATcgaattttctttatgtttaCAGTATAATTGAACAAACGGTAAGAAAGACGGTTACATATTATGTACGgataaaatgagaaatgaattttgtacCGATTGAACGTGGAACACCGTATATCAGCACAACAAACGGTCGTAATGAATTGTAAATAATAGACGGAAACGTGACCATATTGAATTGCCTCGGAAGCACACGCTATTACTTGGAATTGCACCGAGATCGAGTCTCAACGATAATAATTCATACCGACGTTGTAATCTGATATTCGTCACGgagaaatgaacaaaacgcgATTCTATTTTCCATTGCGGTATATTGATGAATTTACGGGCACAGTGACCTTGGGGTGTTTGCTGAAATAACGCGGCAAAACGAGACAGGGCCTTTGTCGACGAGCAAGATAGCAAAAGATTGAATattagaaaaagaatataacaCGCTCGAAAACCCCCGTACTCGAACTGACTTAAAAACTTGACAGTTGCGCCATCTTTGAATTAAGATTCAAAAGAAACATCTCGGACTGTTTCTCATTACCGGTCGTTTTCTAGTTCAATGCCTGTTTTTGACAATGAAAACATAACCTAAATTTCATCATACTTCGTCGTCGGTACCAAAGTGCGATTCTGTTTGTCATTGCTGCTTAATAAATTATCTTTTGAATCGAAATAATCAAGTGACATGACCGTGTCAGTAATAAACAATCGAAATAGAGATTGCGTGGCGTGTCGGCTTGTGAGTGGAGCTGGCCTCATTGGTGCTGGTCTTTACGTGTCCCACCATTCCAAGAGATTTACAAAAACGACCGGCAAGACGATTATGTTCTCGATTGCAAGTGGTTcgtgaatatatttttcaataaccacagttgaaatttcaattccaAAAATGTTATCATGTTTTTGAAAATGATATATTTGATTGAATTTCAGCTCTCGTGATACTGGGGTCAACGAGGATACTAGATTTGCCACCGTTCCGTAATCAGTTCAGTCATGACTGAACGGAAATTCCGCAAATGTAAACGACAGCGATATTTgtattaattttatattttaattgTTCGTAGTCACGAGTTGACGATTggtagaataaattttcttataaaaaaCTTATCACATGaggatagaatttaccaaaaaaaaatgtacgacatagaaaattcgaaatttcgcgCGCTTTTCACTGCATCCAACACGTAGCGCCAAACGTCATCATGTTTCTCCAACTGAATTCGCTGTGTTGTATCTGTTCATTTGTGTCttccgagaaaaaattttcgacgtgACGCGACGAATTTAGGATGTTTTGTAGTTGATaaatcatcgtcatcgtcacgTATAATAATAGGTGAACGCGCAGGAAATTTCATTCAGTACTCGGTCGTGTACGTGACGTTTTAGAGACAAAGTTATCGAATGTAAGTGTCACCCCAATGAATTTCTTTAACAATAAATACCTAACGTATTAatagaattttcattcgaatatttttaaaagaGCTACAGAAATTATAGAGGTGCAATTGTTTGTAATCTTGTTAAAAGTTTCATAAGTCAAATCGTCAGTACTAACCTCCATCTTTAGATGATATCTACCTTCGAAACTCATTGCCCAATAGTATGCCATTCGGTTGCGCACCTCCATTTCGAATTTCATCAGTTTCGACAGTAAAAGTAATCcgatttgaatatttcaacgaGCATCTTTACGAATTATCCTTTGAACGTGGTTGTGCACTACTCTAAATTTTGATGATTGACTTGTCATGTGTACAGTTCCTCGAAAGACAGGCTTCGATCAAATTTTCCATTATGTTTTACATTAAGCTTCTACTGTTTCaaattgctgaattttttgaagaaaCTAACATCTTATATTTTGCTAAAAATAATCATAACCAATGTTATAATGAATTTAATAAGTTTGAACCCTAAAAActcatttgtttttattctaaCAATAGCTGAGAAACAATGGAGCTGCCACATCTGGGAGAGCATTGTTCGGAGAAAACGTGCAATCGGTTGGATTTTTTACCACTGAAGTGTGATGCGTGcgaatcaatattttgtaCGGACCACATATCTTATAAGGGTCATTCCTGTCCAAGTGCTTACAAAAAAGATGTTCAAGTGCCAGTGTGTCCGATGTGCAATGTCCCGATACCTTTTAAGAGAGGTGAGCCACCTGATTTGGCTGTGGGAATGCACATAGACAATGATTGTCAAGCAGATTCGTCTAAAGACCGCAGAAAAGTCTTCACCAATAGGTGTTCTGCTAAAGGCTGTAAAATCAAGGAAATTGTGCGTGTTGATTGTGGGGAATGCGGTAGAAATTTCTGTCTCAGGCACAGGCATCCTACGGATCACAGTTGTATAGGAAAAGCTGAAGCAACGAGGCTCAAAAGACTCGAAGCTCTCAACAAACAACCACAATCTGGAAATTCCTCCAAAAATAATACCACCAACCCTGCAAGATCTTTCCGCAATCTTCAAGGAGGAATGAGCGAAGATGAAGCACTCGCCAGAGCACTTCAGGCTTCTATGCAGGATGAAGAAAACAACCGCAGAAGACAAATGCAGACTGTCTCTTCTGGGAGCAGTAGAGATAATTGCCAACTATCTTAATCCAATTGGAATGGTTACGATTAGCTCGATAAGACGGAACAAGACTTCCTATAAGAATTTCACATAATCTGCAACGAGTTGATAAAAATGGCTCTTGCGTCTTGCTCGAACACAAAAAATGCAACAAGAATCCTGAATGAACGATTATTGAAACTATTTTTGAGGAAGACCAAAATAATGACTGCGTCCATTGAGTTTCCAGCTTCTTTTTTGAAGCAGGCTTCAAACTCACAACTCGTATGGGATTTCTTAATTACGGCTCTTTTAtcatataaaaaaacattttaaaccTTTCAAATCTACAGCACGGTACTGAAAATCAAAAGAATGGAAATTACTAATGGCTACCCGTAATTTTGGCGATATTCTTCGAAACATGCCACATTGGGCTTTTAACCAGTTTTTTATATCACCGAGACACCATTTTTAATATCCCTTTCTCGTCttcaaaaaatctttaaagAATATCTCTTTTTTCACTCCATATCTTTGATAAAGCATACCGATATTTCAATCGTCGAGATACTACACGCACGTCAATAACACAATCACTACGATTTGTGAGCACTCAAATAACGAGCGCTGCGACTTCTTCAGGAATATTAAAAGACGTCCTTTATGCGTGGATTTGAGTAGATGCTAAGTCACATATCATCTTTTGATActcgaaaaaacgaacaaGAAAAATCTGCGTTTACAGGCGtattgtattgaaaaaaaatatatttttaaatatgccAGGGCACGAAAACAATCTTTCCACACACGCGTTCGTCAACTTTCGCttgaacgtattttttttcaatttcacgaaCAATTAAATAACATTCCTTCATCGACTAGATTTTCTTCGAATCGACAATGATTAATAagctttttcgaaaattctaccTCTATGAACAGTGATAtgtaaaatcaaatatttcaataatcttAGAAAAACAACAATCCTAGAAAAAGTTTATACAAAAAAGCATCGACTTTGATCGATCGGTAATGACGCTAAATTTTCAGCAATAATGTGATAAAtggcaatgaaaataaaaatagaaaaatgcaCGAGAAAACAATCATTCACTTTCGAATGATGTTAGTTATATCTCGCCCACGTTCAGAAATACcgttggaaaaatattcaatgattATAAACAAGAATATTAGTGCCTGCTTGATACATTGTCattcaattttacaaaaacaCTAAGCAAAAAACACTCGCGCTGGAAGTACAAAAGATTTTTGCCAATTGACTGCCCGTAACATTCCTTAGCGCGAAAGACATACAATAAAACAAGATCATAGCTAAGAATAATAACGGGATGAAATATGCGAAGAATTTAGATTGAAGTATATTcaaattattatattgttgatttaataaatatttattaatagcATGTTGCACATTGAATTTGTTCATCTTTCCTTTTGCATGCTAAAACGACTGAAATTCAATCTGTATGCGAGACTTTTCAATCAATGTTTTTACAAAAGATATCTACATCTCGGTTACAAATCGAGAAATTCTAAGATCCAATTTCGTTAGAAACAATTGTACAAATCACGTCTATTTTTCATCTAGCAGTTTGGATCTTACAAATTTacctatttatatttttgaattctAAGTGCACTTGGTAGCCTGTGATGTgccagaagagaaaaaaaagcagaaaatcCTCGTGTCAAGCTCCGAGCTCGGCGTTTAAATTCCAACTTTTCCCAATTTTGTGTCAGTCTTAGGATTCGCAGTTATACTTTGGACACTCACTATCGCctcgtttatttttgtttggagATTTCGAAGATCCTGAATGTATAATAAGGTCAAAGCTTGAGCCGCATTGTTCAGTACACGGTCACCCATATTGAAGCCCAGATCTATCTCCGTTATTGGATAAGGCTTTCCTTTCACCACTACAAAACTTGGATTCGCCAGAGCTACGGAATTAAGTCTTTGGCAAACTAGTTTGCTGCACGCATCCAACGTTATCAGATGGTTAACGTGCTGCGTGACGTTCAATAATTGAGCAACGTTTCTGACACCGGATTTAAATTCATTGCTCTCaactggaaataaaaattacacCAATTTAATACTTTTCAACATTGATTTCTTCTATCCTCTCACTTCTCTCTTTCAATGGTTTTCTCTTTTGACTCAatgtattttaattttttggatACTTACAATCAAGGTTATCAAGGGGGTTCGTTGATTTTATTGTAGGGACAGCCGCTGCCTTCGTTTCAGTCAGTTTACCTTTGATGTTCTgatactttttcactaaacagGACATTtgtcattgaaattaaaaatcataaaaaataaatattatgttCTCTCATTCATCTAAAGAAAGTGcttgaattaaaatttgataattacaATCATCTTCGAACTCCAAACGAATGGCCAACCCCAGAAGCCATTCGAGTTGATCCAAAGAACACGTTTTTATCGGACATTCCAAATCTTCCAAGTACTTTGCAAATGCgttctgccatttttcatttcctatgTTCCTGAGATCTTCACGGTCCTGTATTGTGTAGTGACGAATCTTTTGGTCCTCCAGCCATACAACGAGTTTACGAAAATGTTGAGGTTCTgaatgtcagaattcaaattattattcatattcTGTTACTGGAAGTGCAATTACAAGACGATTTTTTTAGGTTATAACATTATTCACCGTTTCCATTTACTTTATCCCAGTCTAAATAATTTAAAGTTTTCAGTCTACGCTTAAACATTATGTATTCACGttcaattaatttatttcgtaattGTGTTAAAGGCAACGcaatatttttggaaaatttgacactCGTGATATTTTTGTGATGTTAGTTCAACGTGTTCAACCCGTCGGCGAATCGGTGAATCAATCACGACGACAAACGACGGACGACGGGGACGACCGACCGGACCACGGTTGGCAACATTACAAGTTACAAGCCGGTGTATTCGCAATATAttcgtaaaaattttattcctaatatttttctttattgaatATGAAAGAAACATTCTATCCATTTATCGATACCCAAATgatctataaaaaaatggaattcaacgaaaaaaatctatacttaattattttaaataagCGAGTCGTcgctcgttattttttcaattaataaataaacatttcgaatgtttatttataaaaaacaattcaatgtaaatctaaaaacattttgaTGTGTCTATGGCGGATTGAGGAAATTATAAACTATTATTCTATAAATGAACTATATTGATCATTCATTGAACAAGTACTTCTTTTGAGTATTAATCATGTCAagttgaacgatttttttatattataaaatatttgagTGTTAAATACTGCTAATTTTTCTCTAGCTTGTTTGGTATCTTTCATTATTCGTAGAGCCTCGGCCTCGGCGGCCTCGGCTCTGCTTTGTTTATGTTTTCACTAAGCGCTTCTAAACATGACGCGGTAGCCGTAGAGCGGTGATGGTGGGGAGCGTGAAAAACTAATGCTTGCCGGGAGGGGGCAGGGGGCTTGTCTGTTCCTGTTTGTTGATTTAGTCGGAATCGTAACGAGGAAGAGAGCGCTTCTGGAGCATCGGTCGGTCAACTCAATGTTTCGCATTATCGTTCTATACAGCCTCAAAGGCTCAAAGATTCGAAGTAAAACGACGGTTCACATAATTTAACCGCGATTTCATGAGAGCCGTAACAAAGGAAAAAATCTAAATAAAAACTCCTTTTATTCGGTCTCAATTCCCTTTCCGAATGGATGATAAAACATTAACAATAAAATAGATTAGTGGAAAATGTATTTCTTTGTCAGTtgataaaagtgaaaagtgCGATGTTTTAGACTATTTTGTTCACCAAAACGAGAACAAATTTAAGTTGACAAACAATTTTCTCCAAGTTTACATTCagagagtaaaaaatgttaatatttTCATTGCAACATTTTACGTTTGTAAAAATTCGCATAAAAAAGTTAACACAAACGGAGTGAAGAAAACttgcaattttattttcgaataattaatatttttcttcataaagAAAACGTGAAAGTGGAATTTTGTAGAAATCGGAGTGAGCGCTCTCTGCCGTCGCCTGGCGAAGCATAAATTCACGTAGTCTCTCGTTTTTAGCGAGAGGTGGCATTGCAGTACATTGGATGTGAACAGCTGTTTGTCGGCGATTCTCGAATCATCTATTATGATGTAGGTGGGCTTGCTAGTGTTTGTGTGTTTGTGCTCGGATTTCTCGGCTCTTCAATTTTGTTTACAAAGTGTTTTGTGTGAAATCGTGAGATAAGTAGTGTCCCCTGATTCAAAGTATGAGAATAGTGAGCGGGGTTTTTCAATAGCTAAATTCTCATTTAATAAAAACTCTCAGCGGGAAGCTCATCGTAATCGTATACCAAAGTGTTATTCCGCAGTTTggaataattcgaaaattcgtatCTGTCTCACGAAATCGTAGGGGTGCCGGAACTCTACGGATTTTATCATCATTCATGGTAAGTACTGATGTCAAACTGCAAgctccattaatttttttgcggGGGTGTCGATGCGCGCGCATGTTCGTATTAACATCTCCGCCACCTCCACGAATTTCCTCTCACACGCATAACCGAATCTTTGCGCTCGAATAATCTCTGgctttcatttgatttttctcgtttatttatcATCAACATCAAATTAATCTTAGCCTCTGAAAGTCTACATCCGATGAGTGAGTCGCGATTGCACAAACCAGAAACTcggtagaaagaaaaaatatcgatcaaattttatcccaatcattatttcaataaataattagtGTTCCGTTCGTACCTTGCTTTCTTCACAGAACAGTTAGATGAAATAATTTGAGTAGGTTATCGCGATTCCATCGATGTTAAAAGCACAACACAAGTTCAGAggttgtaataaaaataaacaacggTACTGTCAAGGTTTCGGTAATAGCCTGTAAACACTCTTCAGTGAAACGAGCTCACAACACCTTCGATAGCTCAGTTGGTAGAGCGGTGGACTGTAGTTGGCTCGTAAACTTTGATGGACATCCATAGGTCGCTGGTTCAAATCCGGCTcgaaggaaaaatttttttttctctcgtgtcAAGCATCCAACGAAATAGTGCAACACGAGGCGACGTATAAGCcaatattttgtttgaattaAGCGTTGAAAAAGTTGGTGTTATTTTTCCTCGATGAATACGGGAggtgaaatttgcatttatatttgtattatAGCGTGTACGTAAACACGGTGAGTAAACACAGTTGAAGATTCTCTCGGTAGGCGGCGCGCGGCGCTCGAGTCTTTTTCATAAACACAGCCATAGGCTCTCGGCCATCCGTCACCGTATTGTCGTGCCTCCTCTCTCTCAATAATCCTTGTTCCATGTTTTCCGGAAGATATCGGCGAGCTGTCTCGATGTGTGGGAATTAATCCAAAAGGAACAAAAATAGCGCCGTCCCCCGCCCTTTCTCtcggaaaaaagtaaattcaAAGCAAATATTTTCGAGTATCGTTTTCGCGAGCCGGTGAAATAGAGCCTGTGCGATCGTAAATATTACGTGTGCCGCGTTTTCCGGACTTCGTATATACATAGGCTTCTCGGGTACACCGCGTCGCTGCTGTTCGCGTCGagagcaataaaaaataacggaCGTGTGGAACGCACCGCGAGAGGAACCGATACgcaaaataacacgaatagaAGCTCGTGCGTCGCTTTACACGGGCATTTCTGTCTCGAATCAACAACTTCGACAAAAAtacttgacgttttttttctacttttgttCGAGCTTCCTTGTGTCGAAACGAGTTTGGTTGTCCAATGAAATTCGAGCTCGAAGAAAATGAGCAAATGGCTGTCGACTTTCGGGCGTGATTTTCAgtgaatattttataaaaatctcaCTTTCGAGGATTTTTCGAGTTTGTTTTCGCGAACGATGCGACACTGAGGCAGAAGTTGAAACTGTATGTTCAACGGCTCGTGAACTTCGCACATCGAATGACACATTCCGTGCTGAATCGAGAGATCCGATGAAAATAATGCACTTTCGAGGTTTCACCCGTTATTTCGGTgacttttattaaaattgtatttaaaaattgaatatttcgaCCGCGTAATTCGATTCGGTTTCGTACCTTCGCTGGGCATGGAATCTCGTTACGTTCATTCGATATTGGCGTGCGTGTGCCGTGTGAAAAAAGCTTGTCATGAATTCTGCATTGGACACATTTATTTCGGTGCGAATGGAGCGAGCGTTTTGAGCAGTGCAGGCACAAGCAGCGAAACGTAAAAGTTTAACGCGAGAGATACTCGCGAATATAATTCGCTGGTCCGATCGATGGTCCCTGCACGTTCGACAAATTGTTGGGCCAGCGACGTCTCCTCTTCCCGACCGTTCTCGCAAACGTTCCTCGAATTTAACGATCCACTTCACCATGTTCCATCCACATGGACCCATAAACAAATACAATATACGAAGGACAATAAAACATAACAGGAATGATAGTGATGCGAATGGCATCGACGTTTTTTACATCTCAATGAATTTTATAACGTCCTATCAAATTTGTATGTACTGAAAAACCAACTGGATGGAAATATTATCGCGATTATACGAGCGCAAAAACATCCTTCAGTCCTCCAacgaaatatattattttatgaCGACGGGGGGTGtcgaaaatcacaaaaaaatgtagaaatgcATTTTGTtgagacgacgctgaagtttgtaaCGTTGcagttcaacgaaattaacgaataaaattaataaaattattattttttatcatgtcTCTAAATTTTCTGTTTCGACGACGTTTAAAGCGTCGTTCGGTTCAAAAAGTTTTGTCCTTCTGCGTTATTTTCGTCTCGAATGCGATCGTTGTTGATCGCGGACGAGAACCCTTTTCGCGGTTATTcctaacattatttttttccgaaattttaattattttcaatcttttcaCAGTCGAAATAGCACCGGACAAATTGCACATTCAGACACAAGAGGGCGCGCGCGCGTCGCTATCAGGCTTGAAAAATACACACGGGGTGAgctccttaaggagggtggatcgcgacgatacaatgttgccatgctaagccatgttaaaaatatcaagaatttcaaaatgataagaattttatgaaatttggcaaatgtattctttaaaaatatataagacaatataaattcttttagatttttctaccacatagctctcgagtaattgaacactaaaattcacgtgtataagcatagagtttacatatatacagttatacatctcgtgcataagaagttcgatttaacgctcaattatgcgataaccatgtggtaaaaaaatttgaaaaaaattgtatttgtatacttgatgccaaagaatattatcaccaaatttgatcaaattctgattattttgatttcgtgatccaccctccttaaacagTGTGAGCTTCCCCTCAAACATTGTCTCATAGATTAGAATTTTTCGTTCGTCGCCGATGAAATAGCTCAGCTTCCTTTTTTCCCCGTCAAGATTATTGTGCGAGCTCGctaaatttttccacatttttcgcTCCGGAAAATTCCATCGAAGATAACGAACGTAAGATAAAATAATAGAAGCGATTGGGAGCACCGGCGACTCGTGAATTTCTCcaaaatatgaaatatattATTACGACCCGAGAGCGCTTGCTACCCCGGAGAAATATCATAATGCGTTCCCGCGTTCAGCAACGGCTAATACCGTTAAGTGATCAACTAGAGAaataattcattcgaataaccTCGCTCGCGTGTTTACGATGCTTTAGTGTGTGCACGCGTGTATTCGCATACACGAATTATTAGATCGGGGTCGCTCGCGCCCCCGGAAAACAAACGCTCGTACACTTGGGATATTATGCGCGGGGACGTACGCCTCGTAATACGTGGGCTCCGAGAAATTCGCGATTTGGCGAACGTCGGAGCCACCACGAGCTCTCGAACTATCCCCGGCGCCTCTTGCGATCCCTCGCATGCCCAGCactttctcctctctctctctctctctcttgccctCGAGAACAAACACGCTGAGAAAACGTACGGAATTGAACAGCTGTTCGCATATGCAACGTCGATTTGCAACACGGAGAGCAGCATGCTCTGCTAGAAGATGGAATATTATTGTCCTGCATCCTCCAAAGGGTACTTATAGAACTTGAGGTCTGTTAGCTCAGTAATAACATTCTAACGGACTCTTTGAATTTGCATGTATATTATATCGATATTGCCTTCTATTTGCTTCGATTTCTCTAATTAACCTTGTCGTTTATGTTACGAAGCAAATATTCATCGAGGACGAAACATATTTAGGTGCGATGTCGACCAAAGGCAAATCGTTTGCACTCAATTTGGTCGGTTATCGTACTATTTTGCAGGTACATCGCGTTACTGAGTCTATTTACTTTGGTGATCGGTTTTCGAAATATCGTGACAcgcaacgacgctgaagtttccaacgttggagtccaacgaaatgaacgaaaaaaacgttattaattcaccaattatttatttcacgaatcgttggtgcagcttgaaaaactacgaatcgcaaatttggcagggaacaaaataggagaattactggaattattggagagtttttttcgatcatttcgttggactccaacgttggaaacttcagcgtcatcacgcaacgacgctgaagtttccaacgttggagtccaacgaaatgaacgaaaaaaacgttattaattcaccaattatttatttcacgaatcgttggtgcagcttgaaaaactacgaatcgcaaatttggcagggaacaaaataggagaattactggaattattggagagtttttttcgatcatttcgttggactccaacgttggaaacttcagcgtcattgacACGCATCGATCggttattatttc includes:
- the LOC122409661 gene encoding uncharacterized protein yields the protein MIITDRTLYVNTQAAFAQAFSGGHGFSDGHVVQSSDMTVSVINNRNRDCVACRLVSGAGLIGAGLYVSHHSKRFTKTTGKTIMFSIASALVILGSTRILDLPPFRNQFSHD
- the LOC122409415 gene encoding AN1-type zinc finger protein 2A-like, which gives rise to MELPHLGEHCSEKTCNRLDFLPLKCDACESIFCTDHISYKGHSCPSAYKKDVQVPVCPMCNVPIPFKRGEPPDLAVGMHIDNDCQADSSKDRRKVFTNRCSAKGCKIKEIVRVDCGECGRNFCLRHRHPTDHSCIGKAEATRLKRLEALNKQPQSGNSSKNNTTNPARSFRNLQGGMSEDEALARALQASMQDEENNRRRQMQTVSSGSSRDNCQLS
- the LOC122409414 gene encoding RNA transcription, translation and transport factor protein, giving the protein MFKRRLKTLNYLDWDKVNGNEPQHFRKLVVWLEDQKIRHYTIQDREDLRNIGNEKWQNAFAKYLEDLECPIKTCSLDQLEWLLGLAIRLEFEDDLKKYQNIKGKLTETKAAAVPTIKSTNPLDNLDFESNEFKSGVRNVAQLLNVTQHVNHLITLDACSKLVCQRLNSVALANPSFVVVKGKPYPITEIDLGFNMGDRVLNNAAQALTLLYIQDLRNLQTKINEAIVSVQSITANPKTDTKLGKVGI